A window of the Hevea brasiliensis isolate MT/VB/25A 57/8 chromosome 6, ASM3005281v1, whole genome shotgun sequence genome harbors these coding sequences:
- the LOC110650323 gene encoding pentatricopeptide repeat-containing protein At2g28050: MSIQNLLRTLKTVKRTLPQNLSPKPYYEIPHSISKNLIAPSSSSSSFSSSTILSNLSPTKLHQILASPDHKPSQCLHFFNFIIENQSLISFKPDLQAHLTLICRLLMVRRFSDAENLLKSVSIDEYPRYPFPFLAATIENCCCFEPKVVAKLFNLIIKVYSDNAKFGQVLETFDHMKNNGIGIDERTCTVHLFALKRNDEMSLGLEFFYRMVESGIEISVYSLTVVVDGLCKSGEIKRCRELVEEMLSKGIKPNIITYNIMIDACAKRWNFEELDSILALMEKEGEAFNVNTYKILIDGYSSFGKIEEAKKLVLDMHDRDLKADTHMYNLIINGYCKLGLVDRALSVFDRMTTRDVNFNFDTFWALINGICKAGKMEIAMVYVSKMQSKGIELDKALFNTLVDGYCNVGMIDEAFALQTEMEKKGFACDICLCSKILGGLFKSKRFEEAQELVNMMVKRGESPEKLTTLIKAGGNLV; encoded by the coding sequence ATGTCAATCCAAAATCTTCTCAGAACCCTCAAAACTGTCAAAAGGACTCTCCCCCAAAATCTCTCCCCAAAACCCTATTATGAAATCCCTCACTCCATCTCTAAAAACCTGATTgccccctcttcttcttcttcttctttttcttcttctacgaTTCTCTCTAATCTCAGCCCAACGAAGCTCCACCAAATTCTAGCTAGCCCAGATCACAAACCCTCACAATGCTTGCATTTCTTCAACTTTATCATAGAAAACCAATCATTGATCTCATTCAAACCCGATCTTCAGGCGCATTTGACTCTAATTTGCAGGCTTTTAATGGTAAGAAGGTTCTCAGATGCAGAGAATCTCTTGAAATCTGTGTCAATCGATGAATATCCCAGGTACCCATTTCCTTTTCTAGCTGCTACTATTGAGAATTGTTGTTGTTTTGAACCGAAAGTTGTGGCAAAGTTATTCAATTTGATAATTAAGGTTTATTCCGATAATGCAAAATTTGGCCAAGTTTTGGAGACTTTTGATCACATGAAGAATAATGGAATTGGCATTGATGAAAGAACTTGTACTGTTCATTTGTTCGCTCTTAAGAGAAATGATGAGATGAGTTTAGGCCTTGAATTTTTTTATCGAATGGTTGAATCTGGTATTGAGATTTCTGTGTATTCATTGACAGTAGTTGTTGATGGATTGTGTAAGAGTGGAGAGATCAAGAGGTGTAGAGAATTGGTGGAGGAAATGTTAAGTAAAGGGATTAAACCCAATATTATAACATATAACATAATGATCGATGCTTGTGCTAAGAGATGGAATTTTGAGGAGTTAGATTCCATATTGGCATTAATGGAAAAGGAAGGAGAGGCATTTAATGTCAATACATATAAAATTTTGATAGATGGGTACTCAAGCTTTGGCAAAATTGAAGAAGCTAAGAAATTGGTATTGGATATGCATGATAGAGACTTAAAAGCAGATACCCACATGTATAACTTGATTATAAATGGGTATTGTAAACTAGGTCTTGTGGATAGAGCGCTTTCTGTGTTTGATAGGATGACAACTAGAGATGTTAACTTCAATTTTGATACTTTTTGGgccttaataaatggcatttgcAAGGCTGGAAAGATGGAGATTGCAATGGTATATGTAAGCAAGATGCAGAGCAAAGGAATTGAGCTAGACAAggcattatttaatacattggttGATGGATATTGCAATGTGGGAATGATAGATGAAGCTTTTGCATTGCAGACTGAGATGGAGAAGAAAGGTTTTGCATGTGATATTTGCTTATGTAGCAAAATACTAGGTGGGCTATTTAAGTCAAAACGATTTGAGGAAGCACAAGAGTTGGTGAACATGATGGTTAAAAGAGGTGAGAGCCCTGAAAAGTTAACAACTTTGATTAAAGCAGGTGGAAACCTGGTTTAA